One segment of Phragmites australis chromosome 13, lpPhrAust1.1, whole genome shotgun sequence DNA contains the following:
- the LOC133888829 gene encoding uncharacterized protein LOC133888829: MAIGLGSTFASLFTLHWPDAAGQALLQRTAPKVTGAHSQREVTGSIDGLKRTQDQIGPEHALRRAQQTALPLLEAAREAYAQGGGMGGVSPPGNARCALLLSLELCALLPWPSAAFFFGSVAQSRGGGYREEKVPMTVVVPDYSPRPAPLGPSLAPAPVPGSDDDGGMPRLPSERWSSGAPSSSGGARAPAGSRSTDFISSSPAVPLPAGVTDSATALPMPTPGQQRQDEVGMGTLQLEARAVQLAIPLAMMLSFWALQS, from the exons ATGGCCATTGGCCTCGGCTCCACTTTTGCATCGCTTTTTACACTGCACTGGCCTGACGCGGCCGGGCAAGCACTGCTGCAGCGCACCGCGCCCAAAGTCACAGGGGCACACAGCCAACGAGAAGTCACGGGCTCTATCGACGGCCTCAAACGAACACAGGACCAAATAGGGCCAGAGCACGCTCTGCGTAGAGCACAGCAAACAGCATTACCATTGCTGGAGGCAGCGAGAGAGGCATACGCGCAGGGTGGAGGAATGGGAGGAGTCTCGCCGCCGGGCAACGCGCGGTGCGCGCTTCTTCTCTCGCTGGAGCTCTGCGCCCTCCTCCCGTGGCCGTCGGCCGCGTTCTTCTTCGGGTCCGTCGCTCAG TCGCGCGGCGGCGGCTACCGCGAGGAGAAGGTGCCCATGACCGTCGTCGTCCCGGACTACTCGCCGCGCCCGGCGCCGCTCGGTCCCTCACTGGCGCCCGCGCCGGTGCCCGGCTCGGACGACGACGGCGGTATGCCGAGGCTGCCGTCCGAGCGGTGGAGCTCGGGCGCACCGTCGTCGAGCGGTGGAGCTCGGGCGCCGGCCGGGTCGAGGAGCACCGACTTCATCAGCAGCAGCCCCGCAGTTCCTCTCCCCGCCGGCGTAACCGACTCGGCCACCGCCCTGCCCATGCCCACCCCCGGGCAACAACGTCAG GACGAGGTGGGGATGGGCACCCTGCAACTTGAAGCCAGGGCGGTGCAGCTCGCCATTCCTCTTGCCATGATGCTGTCTTTCTGGGCTCTGCAGTCGTAG
- the LOC133889646 gene encoding monooxygenase 2-like, giving the protein MAAAGGEASGAAAAVAKEDVEADVVIVGAGIAGLATALALRRAGVARVAGRGGVVVLERHAELRATGAALTIFPNGWFALRALGVAHKLTSRYNAYETSKVTNLESGATQVFRFAGNKGSGGVKVRPVDRKALLGALAEDLPPGTIRFSSKLVSIDTEPAIGDSSETVVLRLNEGTVIRTKVLIGCDGVHSVVARWLGMSEPASSGRSAVRGLSVYPHGHSMKRELRQFLSEGLRAGMVPISDTDIYWFLVNNTVAVEKEAATDPIKTIREVSDNLAKHMPAEYLDVVRHSDMGNLSWAPLLYRNPWSLLTGKAARGPVTVAGDAFHPMTPDMAQGGCSALEDAVVLARALSQAATPAEGVAAYVAERRWRAAWLVAGAYVSGWVQQGGTNVRGVRGYLVKLFRDWVFYPFVFPRLADTMWYDCGDLTAPREEGKSHTQ; this is encoded by the exons atggccgccgccggcggcgaggcgtcaggagcggcggcggctgtggcAAAGGAAGACGTGGAGGCAGATGTCGTGATCGTGGGCGCCGGCATCGCGGGGCTGGCGACTGCGCTGGCGCTCCGTCGGGCGGGCGTGGCGCGCGtcgccggccgcggcggcgtcgtGGTGCTGGAGCGGCACGCGGAGCTGCGCGCCACGGGCGCCGCGCTCACCATCTTCCCCAACGGCTGGTTCGCGCTCCGCGCGCTCGGCGTCGCGCACAAGCTCACCTCCCGCTACAACGCGTACGAAAC ATCCAAGGTGACCAATCTTGAGAGCGGAGCGACGCAGGTGTTTCGCTTTGCCGGGAACAAAGGCAG tggtGGAGTGAAAGTGAGGCCGGTGGACCGAAAGGCGCTGCTGGGGGCGCTTGCGGAGGATCTGCCGCCGGGCACCATTCGATTCTCGTCCAAGCTCGTCTCCATCGACACCGAACCTGCAATCGGCGACTCGTCAGAGACAGTCGTCCTACGGTTAAACGAGGGCACCGTGATCCGAACCAAG GTCCTGATCGGGTGCGACGGCGTACACTCTGTGGTGGCGCGGTGGCTGGGCATGTCGGAGCCGGCCAGCTCGGGCCGGTCCGCCGTCCGCGGGCTCTCCGTGTACCCCCACGGGCACAGCATGAAGCGGGAGCTCCGTCAGTTCCTCTCGGAGGGTCTCAGGGCCGGCATGGTGCCCATCAGCGACACCGACATCTACTggttcctcgtcaacaacaccGTCGCTGTAG AGAAAGAAGCCGCCACGGACCCGATTAAAACCATACGGGAGGTCAGTGACAACCTGGCCAAGCACATGCCCGCGGAGTACCTGGACGTGGTGCGCCACTCTGACATGGGCAACCTCTCATGGGCTCCACTGTTGTACCGGAACCCATGGTCCCTCCTCACCGGCAAGGCAGCCCGCGGACCCGTGACGGTGGCCGGCGACGCGTTCCACCCCATGACGCCCGACATGGCGCAGGGCGGGTGCTCCGCGCTGGAGGACGCCGTCGTGCTCGCCCGCGCCCTGTCGCAGGCGGCCACGCCGGCCGAGGGCGTCGCCGCGTACGTGGCGGAGCGGCGCTGGCGCGCGGCCTGGCTGGTGGCCGGGGCCTACGTGTCGGGCTGGGTCCAGCAGGGCGGGACCAACGTCCGCGGCGTACGCGGGTATTTGGTCAAGCTGTTCCGGGACTGGGTGTTCTACCCGTTCGTGTTCCCCAGGCTCGCGGACACCATGTGGTACGACTGCGGCGACCTGACGGCGCCGCGCGAGGAAGGCAAGAGCCACACCCAGTGA